One window of Nymphaea colorata isolate Beijing-Zhang1983 chromosome 11, ASM883128v2, whole genome shotgun sequence genomic DNA carries:
- the LOC116264450 gene encoding sirohydrochlorin ferrochelatase, chloroplastic isoform X1 yields the protein MQQKESYSIWRERERDANLEMVALPLQQGLCLSAKEHLGTARAFCLQKLPGRVRLASRKPAMNVRCGESSGHRNGIGDSDGIIIVDHGSRSQDSNLMLNSFVAMFKEKTGYAIVEPAHMQELAKPSIEDAFYVCVQQGAKRIIVSPFFLSPGRHWKQDIPNLASEAAKNHPGISFMVTAPLGLHELLVDIMNDRIRYCLSHVAGYADECAYCRGTGKCREISIAS from the exons ATGCAACAAAAGGAAAGCTATTccatttggagagagagagagagagatgccaacCTAGAAATGGTGGCGCTGCCGCTGCAACAGGGGCTGTG TCTCTCTGCCAAAGAGCATCTCGGAACGGCAAGAGCCTTCTGTCTACAGAAGCTTCCTGGCAGAGTCCGATTGGCATCCAGGAAGCCGGCCATGAATGTCAGATGTGGAGAGTCTTCAGGACATAGAAATGGTATAGGCGATAGTGATGGGATCATCATTGTAGACCATGGTTCCAGAAGCCAAGATTCCAATCTTATGCTCA ATTCATTTGTGGCAATGTTTAAAGAGAAAACTGGATATGCTATCGTGGAGCCTGCTCACATG CAGGAACTGGCAAAGCCATCAATAGAGGATGCGTTCTATGTCTGTGTTCAACAAGGGGCAAAGCGGATCATTGTAAgccctttcttcctctctccagGGCGGCACTGGAAGCAG GACATACCCAACTTGGCTTCTGAAGCTGCAAAGAATCATCCTGGTATCTCTTTCATGGTAACAGCACCTCTTGGTCTACATGAGCTGCTGGTG GACATCATGAATGACAGAATCAGATACTGTTTGAGTCATGTTGCTGGGTATGCAGATGAATGTGCATATTGTCGCGGCACAGGAAAATGCCGTGAAATTTCTAT AGCTTCTTGA
- the LOC116264450 gene encoding sirohydrochlorin ferrochelatase, chloroplastic isoform X2, whose product MQQKESYSIWRERERDANLEMVALPLQQGLCLSAKEHLGTARAFCLQKLPGRVRLASRKPAMNVRCGESSGHRNGIGDSDGIIIVDHGSRSQDSNLMLNSFVAMFKEKTGYAIVEPAHMQELAKPSIEDAFYVCVQQGAKRIIVSPFFLSPGRHWKQDIPNLASEAAKNHPGISFMVTAPLGLHELLVDIMNDRIRYCLSHVAGYADECAYCRGTGKCREISM is encoded by the exons ATGCAACAAAAGGAAAGCTATTccatttggagagagagagagagagatgccaacCTAGAAATGGTGGCGCTGCCGCTGCAACAGGGGCTGTG TCTCTCTGCCAAAGAGCATCTCGGAACGGCAAGAGCCTTCTGTCTACAGAAGCTTCCTGGCAGAGTCCGATTGGCATCCAGGAAGCCGGCCATGAATGTCAGATGTGGAGAGTCTTCAGGACATAGAAATGGTATAGGCGATAGTGATGGGATCATCATTGTAGACCATGGTTCCAGAAGCCAAGATTCCAATCTTATGCTCA ATTCATTTGTGGCAATGTTTAAAGAGAAAACTGGATATGCTATCGTGGAGCCTGCTCACATG CAGGAACTGGCAAAGCCATCAATAGAGGATGCGTTCTATGTCTGTGTTCAACAAGGGGCAAAGCGGATCATTGTAAgccctttcttcctctctccagGGCGGCACTGGAAGCAG GACATACCCAACTTGGCTTCTGAAGCTGCAAAGAATCATCCTGGTATCTCTTTCATGGTAACAGCACCTCTTGGTCTACATGAGCTGCTGGTG GACATCATGAATGACAGAATCAGATACTGTTTGAGTCATGTTGCTGGGTATGCAGATGAATGTGCATATTGTCGCGGCACAGGAAAATGCCGTGAAATTTCTAT GTAG
- the LOC116264450 gene encoding sirohydrochlorin ferrochelatase, chloroplastic isoform X4 yields MQQKESYSIWRERERDANLEMVALPLQQGLCLSAKEHLGTARAFCLQKLPGRVRLASRKPAMNVRCGESSGHRNGIGDSDGIIIVDHGSRSQDSNLMLNSFVAMFKEKTGYAIVEPAHMQELAKPSIEDAFYVCVQQGAKRIIVSPFFLSPGRHWKQDIPNLASEAAKNHPGISFMVTAPLGLHELLVVRS; encoded by the exons ATGCAACAAAAGGAAAGCTATTccatttggagagagagagagagagatgccaacCTAGAAATGGTGGCGCTGCCGCTGCAACAGGGGCTGTG TCTCTCTGCCAAAGAGCATCTCGGAACGGCAAGAGCCTTCTGTCTACAGAAGCTTCCTGGCAGAGTCCGATTGGCATCCAGGAAGCCGGCCATGAATGTCAGATGTGGAGAGTCTTCAGGACATAGAAATGGTATAGGCGATAGTGATGGGATCATCATTGTAGACCATGGTTCCAGAAGCCAAGATTCCAATCTTATGCTCA ATTCATTTGTGGCAATGTTTAAAGAGAAAACTGGATATGCTATCGTGGAGCCTGCTCACATG CAGGAACTGGCAAAGCCATCAATAGAGGATGCGTTCTATGTCTGTGTTCAACAAGGGGCAAAGCGGATCATTGTAAgccctttcttcctctctccagGGCGGCACTGGAAGCAG GACATACCCAACTTGGCTTCTGAAGCTGCAAAGAATCATCCTGGTATCTCTTTCATGGTAACAGCACCTCTTGGTCTACATGAGCTGCTGGTGGTGAGAAGCTGA
- the LOC116263724 gene encoding uncharacterized protein LOC116263724 isoform X1, with amino-acid sequence MRMAASVGASFSWASSSSSPRCYRKDFRLQRSLGWIPILSQRFVHQQLPYCQCKPHLFLYDKYNGKHWLFRRQICFASNPEDIHSSAELDVDQLNVEENIETKTMLFAHQKRHEGKPGFISFHGFSYGSKEEATVSSPGKENLPFFWFVGPAVLVASLVLPSLYLRRIISTVFEDSLLTDFLILFFTEALFYAGVAVFILLIEYMQRKRPLSIAKGKSQLTTRNGLRVSSVVTLVLSLTIPLITMGFVWPWTGPAASATLAPYLVGLVVQFAFEQFSKHRRSPAFLVVPVIFQVYRLHQLNRAAQLVTALSYSVRGAEATPQTLAINNSLGTLLNVLQFLGVICIWSLATFLMRVFPSWIPPSDQ; translated from the exons ATGCGAATGGCTGCTTCAGTCGGCGCGTCTTTCTCCTGGGCTTCCTCTTCTAGCTCCCCACGTTGCTATCGCAAAGACTTCAGG CTGCAGCGAAGTTTGGGTTGGATTCCCATTTTGAGCCAGAGATTTGTGCACCAACAACTGCCTTACTGCCAAT GTAAGCCACATCTTTTCCTCTATGACAAATACAATGGAAAACATTGGCTTTTCAGGAGAcaaatttgttttgcttctaATCCAGAAGATATCCACTCATCCGCAGAATTAGATGTTGACCAACTGAATGTTGAAGAAAATATTGAGACAAAAACTATGTTATTTGCTCACCAGAAGAGACATGAAGGGAAGCCAGGCTTCATTTCCTTTCATGGTTTTTCTTATGGAAGCAAGGAAGAAGCCACAGTATCTTCTCCTGGAAAGGAAAATTTACCCTTCTTTTGGTTTGTCGGACCAGCTGTCCTTGTTGCATCATTGGTTCTTCCATCTCTTTACCTGAGAAGAATAATTTCAACTGTTTTTGAGGACTCTCTTTTGACAG attttcttattttattctttaCAGAAGCTCTGTTCTATGCTGGAGTTGCTGTCTTCATTCTACTAATAGAGTATATGCAACGGAAACGTCCATTATCAATAGCTAAAGGCAAAAGTCAGCTGacaaccagaaatggacttcgTGTTTCTTCTGTTGTGACGCTGGTACTGAGCTTGACAATACCTTTAATAACTATGGGCTTTGTTTGGCCTTGGACTGGACCAGCTGCTTCAGCTACTCTTGCTCCATATCTAGTTGGACTTGTTGTGCAGTTTGCATTTGAGCAATTTTCCAAACACAGAAGGTCTCCTGCTTTCCTTGTTGTGCCGGTAATTTTTCAG GTTTACAGGCTTCATCAGCTGAACAGGGCAGCACAGCTAGTGACAGCTTTGTCCTATTCAGTTAGAGGTGCAGAGGCAACACCACAGACTCTAGCCATAAACAACTCACTGGGGACCCTATTGAACGTCCTTCAGTTTCTTGGAGTCATTTGTATTTGGTCGCTGGCTACTTTCCTGATGAGGGTCTTTCCTTCTTGGATTCCTCCCTCCGACCAATGA
- the LOC116263724 gene encoding uncharacterized protein LOC116263724 isoform X2, with amino-acid sequence MRMAASVGASFSWASSSSSPRCYRKDFRRSLGWIPILSQRFVHQQLPYCQCKPHLFLYDKYNGKHWLFRRQICFASNPEDIHSSAELDVDQLNVEENIETKTMLFAHQKRHEGKPGFISFHGFSYGSKEEATVSSPGKENLPFFWFVGPAVLVASLVLPSLYLRRIISTVFEDSLLTDFLILFFTEALFYAGVAVFILLIEYMQRKRPLSIAKGKSQLTTRNGLRVSSVVTLVLSLTIPLITMGFVWPWTGPAASATLAPYLVGLVVQFAFEQFSKHRRSPAFLVVPVIFQVYRLHQLNRAAQLVTALSYSVRGAEATPQTLAINNSLGTLLNVLQFLGVICIWSLATFLMRVFPSWIPPSDQ; translated from the exons ATGCGAATGGCTGCTTCAGTCGGCGCGTCTTTCTCCTGGGCTTCCTCTTCTAGCTCCCCACGTTGCTATCGCAAAGACTTCAGG CGAAGTTTGGGTTGGATTCCCATTTTGAGCCAGAGATTTGTGCACCAACAACTGCCTTACTGCCAAT GTAAGCCACATCTTTTCCTCTATGACAAATACAATGGAAAACATTGGCTTTTCAGGAGAcaaatttgttttgcttctaATCCAGAAGATATCCACTCATCCGCAGAATTAGATGTTGACCAACTGAATGTTGAAGAAAATATTGAGACAAAAACTATGTTATTTGCTCACCAGAAGAGACATGAAGGGAAGCCAGGCTTCATTTCCTTTCATGGTTTTTCTTATGGAAGCAAGGAAGAAGCCACAGTATCTTCTCCTGGAAAGGAAAATTTACCCTTCTTTTGGTTTGTCGGACCAGCTGTCCTTGTTGCATCATTGGTTCTTCCATCTCTTTACCTGAGAAGAATAATTTCAACTGTTTTTGAGGACTCTCTTTTGACAG attttcttattttattctttaCAGAAGCTCTGTTCTATGCTGGAGTTGCTGTCTTCATTCTACTAATAGAGTATATGCAACGGAAACGTCCATTATCAATAGCTAAAGGCAAAAGTCAGCTGacaaccagaaatggacttcgTGTTTCTTCTGTTGTGACGCTGGTACTGAGCTTGACAATACCTTTAATAACTATGGGCTTTGTTTGGCCTTGGACTGGACCAGCTGCTTCAGCTACTCTTGCTCCATATCTAGTTGGACTTGTTGTGCAGTTTGCATTTGAGCAATTTTCCAAACACAGAAGGTCTCCTGCTTTCCTTGTTGTGCCGGTAATTTTTCAG GTTTACAGGCTTCATCAGCTGAACAGGGCAGCACAGCTAGTGACAGCTTTGTCCTATTCAGTTAGAGGTGCAGAGGCAACACCACAGACTCTAGCCATAAACAACTCACTGGGGACCCTATTGAACGTCCTTCAGTTTCTTGGAGTCATTTGTATTTGGTCGCTGGCTACTTTCCTGATGAGGGTCTTTCCTTCTTGGATTCCTCCCTCCGACCAATGA